A single genomic interval of uncultured Desulfobulbus sp. harbors:
- a CDS encoding molybdate ABC transporter substrate-binding protein, which translates to MMRNFIVFTTFFMFALGTAQAEQLTLYAAGSLKNALGDVAAAYEKTYQVKVTTKFGPSGLLRKAIEGGEAPDVFASANMAHPEKLAASGWGSPVTLFTRNQLCAIAQAEVEVRPENLLETMLKKDIRLGTSTPKADPSGDYAWKLFEMADKVKPGSFASLSQKALQLTGGPASEKAPQGRNQYGWVMGEKRADVFLTYCTNAVLAQKEVPALKIVAIPEDLAVGADYGLLVRNGASAEAWRLAMFILSPAGQEILKQYGFEAVALPRFN; encoded by the coding sequence ATGATGCGGAATTTTATCGTTTTCACCACTTTTTTCATGTTCGCTCTTGGAACCGCGCAAGCGGAACAACTCACCCTCTATGCTGCGGGCAGTTTGAAAAACGCTCTTGGTGATGTGGCAGCCGCCTATGAGAAGACCTACCAGGTCAAGGTGACCACTAAATTCGGACCAAGCGGCCTGCTGCGAAAAGCCATAGAGGGCGGCGAAGCCCCGGATGTCTTTGCGTCAGCGAACATGGCCCACCCGGAAAAATTGGCAGCCAGCGGTTGGGGAAGCCCGGTTACCTTGTTTACCCGCAACCAGCTCTGTGCGATTGCCCAGGCTGAGGTTGAGGTGCGTCCGGAGAATCTGCTCGAGACCATGCTGAAGAAAGATATCAGATTAGGAACCTCGACCCCCAAGGCGGATCCGAGCGGGGACTATGCCTGGAAACTATTTGAAATGGCCGACAAGGTCAAGCCAGGCAGCTTTGCATCCCTCTCGCAAAAGGCGCTGCAACTCACCGGTGGTCCGGCCAGCGAGAAAGCTCCCCAAGGCCGCAATCAGTACGGTTGGGTCATGGGAGAGAAGAGGGCGGATGTCTTTCTGACCTACTGCACCAACGCGGTGTTGGCGCAAAAGGAAGTGCCGGCGCTCAAGATTGTCGCCATTCCGGAAGATTTGGCTGTCGGCGCCGATTATGGCCTGCTGGTCAGGAACGGTGCCTCCGCTGAGGCTTGGCGGCTGGCCATGTTTATCCTTTCCCCTGCTGGCCAGGAAATCCTCAAGCAATATGGTTTTGAAGCGGTAGCCCTGCCCAGATTCAACTAA
- a CDS encoding nickel-dependent hydrogenase large subunit, which yields MKVELGPVTRLEGHLNVKTEVADNRVVDARCEGEMFRGFERILQGRHPLDAQQITQRICGICPYAHALASSYAQEAAYNISAPENGRILQNLIQGANHLYDYLLNFYQLSAIDFIDVTAILKYSGNDRDLNHLKAWVQHKLASGKSHGPAPFLPRLQGDYVESAEINIGALNNYIKSLEIQRKSNQASAIFGGKFPHSTSIFPGGCTQEARIDLILAYKSMIEEVRAFIHNNYLADIKAVASLYPEYWTIGASKGGFLSAGLFPRGPEADTDRLFSAGFVTEQATPAAPFALDDLTEETTHSRYALRGPSNIKDGTLVPDPSRGYSWIKAPRYQGQAMEVGPSARLIVSYHHPKDTRIKEVVDGYLQALNLRVSHLNSVLGRHLSRGINAVIIADYLLEACEQLTPGEPTMAEYKIPASGEGMGMTEASRGALLHYLRVRKGVIDKYECVVPTTWNCSPRDGKDVPGALESALIGLHVASPEQQLESLRVIHSFDPCLACAVH from the coding sequence ATGAAAGTTGAACTTGGACCTGTAACGCGGCTGGAGGGACATCTGAATGTCAAGACCGAGGTCGCCGACAATAGGGTTGTTGACGCTCGATGCGAAGGAGAGATGTTCCGCGGGTTCGAGCGCATCCTCCAGGGAAGGCATCCCCTTGACGCCCAGCAGATCACCCAGAGAATTTGCGGCATCTGCCCCTATGCCCATGCCCTGGCCTCCTCCTATGCACAGGAGGCGGCTTACAACATCTCTGCCCCGGAAAACGGCCGTATCCTGCAAAACCTGATTCAGGGGGCAAATCACCTCTATGATTACCTGCTCAACTTTTACCAACTGAGCGCGATCGATTTTATCGATGTCACCGCAATCCTCAAGTACTCCGGCAACGATCGCGACCTCAACCACCTCAAGGCTTGGGTGCAACACAAACTTGCAAGTGGCAAGTCCCATGGACCTGCCCCCTTTCTCCCCCGCCTCCAGGGTGACTATGTGGAGAGCGCCGAAATCAATATCGGCGCCCTCAACAATTACATCAAATCCCTGGAGATACAGCGAAAAAGCAACCAGGCCTCTGCGATCTTCGGTGGCAAGTTCCCCCATTCGACCTCAATTTTCCCGGGAGGATGCACCCAGGAGGCTCGTATCGACCTGATCCTCGCCTACAAATCGATGATCGAGGAGGTCAGGGCCTTCATCCACAACAATTACCTTGCCGACATCAAGGCCGTCGCCTCCCTCTACCCCGAATATTGGACCATCGGCGCGTCCAAAGGAGGCTTCCTCTCTGCGGGCCTCTTTCCCCGTGGCCCTGAAGCCGACACGGATCGCCTCTTCTCGGCGGGATTCGTGACCGAGCAGGCAACACCGGCGGCACCGTTTGCCCTTGACGATCTCACGGAGGAGACGACCCATTCCCGCTATGCACTTAGAGGACCGTCCAACATTAAAGATGGGACCCTTGTTCCCGATCCCTCCCGGGGATACTCCTGGATAAAGGCCCCCCGCTATCAGGGGCAGGCCATGGAAGTCGGTCCATCCGCCCGTTTGATCGTCTCCTATCATCACCCCAAGGACACCAGGATCAAGGAGGTGGTGGACGGCTACCTGCAAGCGTTGAACCTTCGCGTGTCCCACCTCAACTCCGTTCTCGGCCGACATCTGAGCCGGGGGATCAATGCAGTGATCATCGCCGATTACCTGCTCGAGGCATGTGAACAACTAACGCCAGGAGAGCCGACCATGGCGGAGTACAAAATACCCGCAAGCGGAGAAGGAATGGGCATGACCGAGGCCTCCCGCGGCGCCCTGCTGCATTATCTGCGCGTACGCAAGGGCGTGATCGACAAATACGAATGCGTCGTACCCACGACCTGGAACTGCTCCCCGCGAGACGGCAAGGATGTGCCCGGAGCGTTGGAGTCAGCCCTTATCGGCCTGCACGTCGCCTCTCCGGAGCAGCAACTGGAGTCACTGCGGGTCATCCACTCTTTTGACCCCTGCCTGGCCTGCGCCGTTCATTGA
- a CDS encoding hydrogenase small subunit, which yields MDEIKINRRQALQYATALAAMFGFAGLPEPVQAALKKSNLDALPQVIYLQGLSCTGCSISLLQTANPSPLQCITEYANLSFHADLSATSGKQALELIDHFLSGGAGEYFLAIEGAIPEGMPEACKIGPKPLSSYIAEGARTAAGIIAVGTCASFGGIPAAEGNPTGAVSVPQFLEKRGIDTLLITIPGCPVHPDWVWHTITHLVKVGVPELTDHKSPKLFFGQNLHNSCPRYHFFQEEIFAKKLGDPGCLFKLGCLGPTTFADCPTRWWNDGKAWCVGANAPCIGCASPTFALKKEFPFYRTEIE from the coding sequence ATGGATGAGATCAAGATCAATCGACGGCAGGCCTTGCAGTATGCCACGGCCCTTGCCGCCATGTTCGGGTTTGCCGGTTTGCCGGAACCGGTCCAGGCTGCGCTCAAAAAATCCAATCTCGATGCCCTGCCCCAGGTGATCTACCTCCAGGGGCTATCATGCACGGGGTGCTCCATCTCTTTGCTCCAGACCGCCAATCCCTCGCCCCTGCAGTGTATCACCGAATACGCGAATCTGAGCTTTCATGCGGATCTTTCGGCAACGTCGGGGAAACAGGCCTTGGAACTGATCGACCATTTCCTCAGTGGGGGGGCTGGCGAGTACTTCCTCGCCATTGAAGGGGCCATCCCGGAAGGGATGCCGGAGGCCTGCAAGATTGGCCCGAAACCCTTGAGCAGTTATATTGCCGAGGGCGCGCGCACGGCTGCCGGGATAATTGCGGTGGGCACCTGCGCCTCCTTCGGTGGGATTCCGGCTGCCGAGGGCAATCCAACCGGTGCCGTCAGCGTACCGCAATTCCTGGAAAAACGAGGGATCGACACGCTGCTGATCACCATACCCGGTTGCCCGGTCCACCCGGATTGGGTGTGGCACACCATCACCCACCTGGTGAAGGTCGGGGTGCCGGAGTTGACCGACCACAAATCGCCGAAACTCTTTTTCGGCCAGAATCTGCACAACTCCTGCCCCAGGTATCACTTTTTCCAGGAAGAGATCTTTGCCAAAAAACTGGGCGATCCAGGATGCCTGTTCAAGCTGGGTTGCCTTGGCCCGACCACCTTTGCCGACTGCCCGACCCGTTGGTGGAATGACGGGAAGGCCTGGTGCGTCGGTGCCAATGCCCCCTGTATCGGTTGCGCCTCACCGACCTTTGCCCTGAAGAAAGAGTTCCCCTTCTATCGAACCGAAATAGAGTAG
- a CDS encoding methyl-accepting chemotaxis protein translates to MARLFARLRISSKFILSIAPVLIILLTGAGLIFDRYISEKLTESYKKSVLILAESLHEAVKGSLERGQMGNFQKILWNQRKIKGILDVSLYSKDGRLNMTSSQMSADRGDSEVLAREIFTRSQTEKQQFVTLTEDAMLVVTPQVANTDCIRCHQGWRTNELGGIIQLAYDLRPLNESITNQRMMLIYGCAALVSVVGVLLFFLTRTITTPVLQMTKTMRLLADNELHVQIPGEHRRDEIGEMARAIQVFKQNAQAKDQLERRMSGLAGEFEENVGSTLTSVLVELNNIDEAVKTVLDTAKTTIAISETSVTSSQSTTANIQSVAAAIEEMNATNNGISAKVLEASSVSSEAVKSIMAAREVANKLNVNAKEIENIISIISDIAEQTNLLALNATIEAARAGDAGKGFAVVATEVKELAFQTKTSTAKISDQIRNIQHATSDSANSIESISATLERINTISKEIELAVSTQLDVSHEITQSTQTVACETSGMSKGLGDVVAATDATGQAAHLVGEKISALIEQTEKVQHNLREFITQIRV, encoded by the coding sequence ATGGCCCGCCTCTTTGCACGGCTTCGCATCTCGAGCAAGTTCATCCTCTCCATAGCCCCGGTCTTGATCATCCTGTTGACAGGGGCAGGCCTGATTTTTGACCGCTATATCAGTGAGAAGCTGACAGAATCGTATAAAAAATCCGTCCTCATCCTTGCCGAATCGCTGCATGAGGCCGTGAAAGGATCGTTGGAACGGGGACAAATGGGCAACTTCCAGAAGATTCTCTGGAACCAGCGGAAGATCAAGGGGATTCTCGATGTCTCCCTCTACAGCAAGGACGGTCGGTTGAACATGACCTCGAGCCAGATGTCGGCCGACAGGGGCGACAGCGAAGTCCTGGCCAGGGAGATCTTCACCCGTTCGCAGACGGAAAAACAGCAGTTCGTCACCCTGACCGAGGATGCCATGCTGGTGGTCACCCCCCAGGTGGCGAATACAGATTGCATCCGCTGCCACCAGGGCTGGCGCACCAATGAACTCGGAGGCATCATCCAACTCGCCTACGACCTGCGGCCTCTCAACGAATCCATCACCAATCAGCGGATGATGCTCATTTACGGTTGTGCAGCTCTGGTGAGCGTTGTCGGCGTCCTCCTCTTTTTCCTGACCAGGACCATCACCACCCCGGTTTTGCAGATGACCAAAACAATGCGTCTTCTTGCCGACAATGAACTCCATGTGCAGATTCCCGGTGAGCACCGGCGTGACGAGATTGGCGAAATGGCGAGAGCGATACAGGTCTTCAAGCAGAATGCGCAGGCAAAAGATCAACTGGAAAGACGGATGAGCGGGTTGGCTGGGGAGTTTGAAGAGAATGTGGGTTCGACCCTCACCTCAGTGCTTGTCGAGCTGAACAATATCGATGAAGCCGTAAAAACGGTTCTGGACACCGCCAAAACGACCATTGCAATTTCCGAGACGTCGGTCACCTCTTCGCAATCGACCACCGCAAACATCCAATCCGTGGCCGCAGCCATTGAGGAGATGAATGCCACCAACAACGGCATCAGTGCAAAGGTTCTGGAAGCGTCTTCCGTATCGTCCGAGGCGGTCAAATCGATCATGGCGGCGAGAGAGGTTGCCAACAAGCTCAACGTCAATGCCAAGGAAATAGAGAATATCATTTCCATTATCTCCGACATTGCCGAACAGACCAATCTCCTCGCGCTCAACGCCACCATCGAGGCGGCCAGGGCGGGAGACGCCGGAAAAGGCTTTGCGGTTGTCGCCACCGAGGTCAAGGAGTTGGCCTTCCAGACCAAAACCTCCACTGCGAAAATTTCCGACCAGATCAGAAATATTCAACATGCCACCTCCGATTCCGCCAACTCGATCGAGTCGATCTCTGCGACCCTGGAACGGATCAACACGATCTCCAAAGAAATCGAGCTCGCCGTCTCGACCCAGCTGGACGTGAGCCATGAAATTACCCAGAGCACGCAAACCGTGGCCTGTGAAACCTCTGGGATGTCCAAGGGACTGGGCGACGTGGTCGCTGCAACCGATGCAACGGGGCAGGCCGCACACCTGGTGGGCGAGAAAATCTCCGCGCTCATTGAACAGACCGAAAAGGTGCAGCACAACCTGCGTGAGTTCATCACCCAGATTCGGGTGTGA